TTGCCGACACCGTGGCAGGGAGAGAGCGTTGATGTGTCAAGACAGTCCATCGAGCAACGTGGCTCTGGGTCAGGGTTTACACAGTTGTGATGGTGCATGGCTTTTATACCAGCAAGACGACCCTTCGCACACCTAGCCATTCGTAGGGGGCAGCCTAGCCACTTGGCTAGGTCCGGAAGCCCTCTGTCAGCAATGGCTTCAACGGTTGCTCACCCCTCCAGTGATTTGCCTCTCTCCCTTGGCCGCCCGGTGTTCAGTTTGGAGGCACCGTCCCCAACCACGCTGAGTGTGGGCGTCCCGTTCCCGAGTGGATGAGCATCCCGTCCCCTGTGGGAGGCCGCCGAAACGGCCTCCTGCACCAGTCCGAGCTGTTGCTCCACTTTGCGCAGGCTTTTTGCCGCCTGGTCCGGGGTTCCGGGACTCCAGGTCGTGATCGTCTTGGCATAGACGGCCAAGGTGGCAAGGATCTGACTGGCGCAATCGAGTCCGTTGGACAGGAGTTCGGGGCCGGGGCTGTGGCGGAGCGAGTCCTGGAATCGGTCGACCGCCTGCTGCTGTTGGAGCGCAGCAGCTTTGACCTCTGCCTCCATGGCTTTGATCCGGTTGCGTTCCTGCTGGAGTTGCTCTTCCAGGGTCTCCTTGTCCTTGTGAGCCGCTTGCAGCTGCTTGGAGAGGTCCTCCAGTCGTTGTCGGAAATCCTCAAGCTCGGTCTGGAAACGGCTCTGCACAGCCTGATCGACGGTCGCGTTGGTTGCCTTCTGTTTCGAGGTCAGGGTCGTGGCGAGGGACTTCGCCTGCTTGAGGGTCTGTTGGAGTGCGGTGATCTGGTTGTTGAGGGACTGGATCTGGAGCTGTTTCTCCTGGAGTTGCTGGCGGAGATCGTGAATCAACGAGCTCTGCTCGGCAGCCGGGGCGACTGGGGCCCCGGAGCTGCTGTGAGCGGTGAGCCGTTGCTGAAGCTCCGTGAGATAGGCGCGCTGCCGTTCGGGCGAGGCGGCCGCGAGGGTCAACTTGATCTCGCCGGGAAGATACGGAATCAGGCCCTGCAGTTCCGGGATGAGGCTTTGGAGGACCTTGCGTTTCCACTCGGCCTCGCACTGCCGAAGGCGTTCCTGGTCGTGGGGTGACAGGTGGCGGCGATGGACGTTGTCGAACAGGGCGGCGATCTTTTCTTCCAGCGTGGTGGCGATGCTGCACGGCACCTCGCCGTACTTGGCTCGGATGGCTGCCTCGTAGCGATGGTGACCGGAGAGAATCGTGTACCGGTCACCGGTCCGCTCGACGATCAGGTGGCAGAGGATGCCGACTTCCGCGACACTCCGGCAGAGGTCGTCGAAGTCGGGGTCAGCGAGCGGGGGAAACAGGTCTTTGTACTCCGGGTTCACGATCAGCTGGTTGACTGGGATCATGACAGAGGGTTGCATACAGTCCTCGCAGTTTGATGGTTCCGACTGCTTTCCGAACAGCCTGATAGTGGATGGAGAAGCCTTCCCGCAGGAAGTGCCGATGGATGTCTGTCGACCTCAGCCGGGGGTTGGTCCCGAGCAAGGCGCGAATGGTGTGGATCAACGTGTCGTCGGAGATGTCCTTGCGGACGAGTTGGCGAGTTCGGACGAAGTCCTGGGCATCCGGCGACAGAAAACTGAGAGGGATAGCGTAGCGGCGCCCGTTGCGCCCGCCCCGGCCGCGGGTCCGGAGGAGATACCATCGCTCTGGCGCGTGGCAAAGCAGAACCTGGAGGGCGGGCGGAAGATGGGTGCGAGGCAGGGGGAGCCAGAGGCGGAGTTGCTGGGTGCTATGCGTGATGTGGAACCGCGTCAGCACCTGGCGGAAGGCGGGCAGTGAGATGTACGGGACCTCCCCGAGCGCGTCGATTCGCGGGCAGGTCAGGCCATGGGCGATCCCAAGCTCTCGGGCCAGCGCGTGGAACTCCTGCTTTGAGGTGTTAACGAGCAGGCTGGTCTTCACTGAATCGCTCCGAGTGCGGTGCGTCCATCCATGCCGGGATCGAGTCGCCGACGTCCGGGGATGAGACATCGATCTTGTGGACGTCATCGTCGAGCCCATCCTGTGAGCCGGGTGCGTCCCGAGAATCCTCGCTGGCCTCGTCTTGCGCATCCTGGAACGAGGGCTCGTGGAATCGCTCGATGCGAGAGAGGATGGTGGTGCGGTAGCCAAGCTGCTGGAATTCTCGCTTCCGTTTTTCGTAGGTCGAGTATTCGATGAATTTGAGGAAGGTGCCGCTGGGATCCTCGACGAGCACGATTTTGTCCCTGCCCGGAACGAGCCGGTGGAACTCCTTTTGGAGGAATCGGTAGATATAGCTGCTCAGTTGGCAGTGTGCCCCTTTGGTGAAGTCGTAGTTCGCCAGGCCCTCAACGAAGGCGATGAACGATTGTTGTTTGAGATCTTCTCGGCTGACGGCCGGATCGAGGCAGTGGTAGCGGTCGATGACCGCCTCGATGAGTCTGTCGTGCTTCTGCCAAAGTTCGAAGATGGCGTTCTGAGGATTGGCGAGGTGCAACGAAGCGTTTGAAGGCACGAACATGATGATCCCTTTCCCTTAGGTAGATGAACAAGGTGACAGACATGAACAGCGAGATAAACTGAGGAGACTTGATCGAAAGGAAGACTGGTACCTCTACGCAGAATGTTTCAATTCTCGGTGGAGAAACACGGATGGCTTCTGGTCCCATGGAGAAGGGCTGGCAGACGGCGAGGAAGGTTGGCGTGCTGGAGGAACGTGGGTTCTGGAGACTGAGCTCGGACGAATTCGGATGGAGCCGTACCGATGACTGGATGAGCCCGCACGAATGAATCGGAACACGGTGGGTCGAGCGAGAGTGCGCGTGTGTAGATTCCTGAAAGTTCATGTTGACTACGCTTAAAGCGAACTCCAGCCTGGAGTTGAAGCGGTATTGTATGTAAACTAGTTAACAGATATCAAGAGGGATACGAACCACAGTAACGTGTCGTCTCCTGAGTAATACAGATTCAGGTATAATGATTGTAAGTTATTGAAAATACACAATATGTAAAATTGATGGTATTTTGAGATAGCCTGTCTTTACACGGATGACAAACTTTGTTATACGTCTATCCGTTGGTATATAGATAAGGAGTCAGGATGGCTGAGACGGCCCTGTGGAATTTGATTCGCGAGGTGCGGACGCGGGCGGGATTGAACCCGAGAGAGTTGGCTCGCCAGCTCAAGATGTCTCCGGCGCACCTGTACCAGATCGAGGATGAACAGAGCGGGGCATTGCCGAGCGATGAAACGCTGCGGGCCATCGCACGGGTCTGTTGTGCGGATCTTCAGGAGCGGGCAGCGGTGACGCATAGCCTCCTCCTGGCGCGTGCGCGATTGATCGTCTCTCCTGAAGTGGCGGCCCATCTTTCGCCTCGAGGGGAAGAGAACATGCCGGAGGAGTTCCAACGGCGGGTTCAGGCTGATCTCAAAGGACGATCGGAAACCGAAATCAGATTCTTGGATGCGCAGTTGGGCTTCAATGGGCGGCTTGGGTTGGTGGCGGCAGGGCTCGCGGGCTTGACGAAGAGTGAGGTGAGAGCCTTGGCTGTGGCATTAGACCAGCCGGTCGAGGATTATCTGGTTGCTGCGGGATATCTCCCGGATTGGATGCTGCCGCTGGTGAGAAAAGAGGAGGGGGAGGTTGGGCTGTTCGATGCGCTCCGGAACATTTCAGGGAAGGCCTTGGGGGAACTCGCCAGTGTCCTGCCGCCCGCTTGGATGAAGTTGGTTCAGGGGTTGCAGGCTGCCAAGATCGAGGTCGGAGAGAAAAAATAAGCCGGGTTTGCAATGAAGCGGGCTGACGGGAGTGAGATCCTGTCAGCCCTTCGTATTTTCAGGCCCTGCGGTCTGTCGCATGGAAGTGCCTGCCGTATCGTTGATCCTTCAACGGCACTGGCGGTGTGAAATGCGAAGCGGTCTGAGCCACTGGAGGACGGCGGCCTTTCGTTCGAGGGAAAACTTGCCGACACGACCATCTTGACTGGTGACGCTTCGGCGGCTGCGACATGCGCGATCATGGATCGCGCGCATCAGAACTTGTGTTTAGGACCTCGCGAGGTACTGCGTCCAATCGAGGGTCTGCAACTGAAGCGCCGGATGCATGGCTTCGAAATCGGCGTCGCAATGGATCAAGGTGACGCGGTGCTCCAGCGCGACCGTGGCGATGAGACAATCCGCAGCCGTGGGCGACACTCCGTGTTTTCTTAGCCGCCCCGCATTCTGCCAGGCTTTTTCCCACCAGGCCACCTCGAACGGAAGGCGTATGACTGGAGCAAACCACTGCAGCAAGGTGTCCGGATGTTCGGACTTCGTGAGGCCCGTCATCAGTTCGAGCAGAATCCACTCGGTGAGCGCGGTGTCCCCGCTGAGGATCAACGGCTTGAGTCGTGCACGGACTTCGGGATGACCGGCTGGACGCAGGGCATGGATCCACACGGACGTGTCAACGAGATACATGCGGGGTCCGTTTGCGGCGTTGCTGTCGAAGCTGCTCGGGCGTCAGGTCGAGGGGAATCGTCCCGAGCGCATCCGCGAGTTTCTGTAACTGACCCTGGCGGATGACCGTTCGGAGACTGGCTTCGACGGTTCCTTTGATGGTATCCGTGCCAAGCGCCTTCTGAGCCTGTCGCAGGAGATGCTGATCGATTTCGATAGTGGTCTTCATGTCATCCTCTGCCCCTATGATTTCAGATTTATGGCTATATCATACTGGAAAACAATATGGGCGTCAAAACGATGTCCATATATATAGAATGACGTGAAGATGATGGGGCTGGCAACGATTGCCGCGACCTCAGCTGCGTTCATGCACTCAGTGTCCACGAGTTTGGTCGAGACACGGTCCTCTTAGAATTCAACTCCTTCCGTAGTGGGAAGGAAAGGGGGGACGCCTCCGCCATCGGCCACTGGGGCTTCACCGTCTGCTGCTTGATCGAATGCGGTCGCGTCGCCGCTCGTCTTGAATTGGACGCGGGTCAACGGGGTCAGGCGCTCGTTGGCCTTTAGCGTTGCGTTCGCGCGGGGTTCCAATACCTCAGACCGCGGACCCGAAAGTGCCGGCGCCGTGGCCGGAGCAGCGGCGTCGAAGAACGAATGGTCCTGCCGGTCGAGTCGGGAAATCAGTGCCGACGCCTCTTTCTTTGTCAGATGGTGGATCTTGGCGAGAATGAGGTCCTCGGCCAATCCCGCTTCCTTGGCTTTTCGCAGAATGCGCCGTTTCTGGGGCTCGGTCATCTGTGGCGCTGCCGGCGTGTCGGGAGCGGCAGAGGGGGGTGGATCGGCCTGTTCCAGTGGTCGTGCCGGAACGGAAATGGCCGACGGCTCAGATGTGGCGCTCTCGGCCTGATCAGAGCCGGGTCCGTTCAGGGATAATGCCTTCGGGAGGTCGTGTTCGAGGACTGTGGTGGCCTGTGGGTCGATGGCCGGATTGGTGTCCTCTGGTTCCTGGACGTCGATGGAACCCAGCTTGCTGAGGATCTCCGCGTTGAGCTTTTTCAACTCTTCGATGTCGGCGGCGGACCCGTCGAAGCGGAGGGCGAGCGGGTAATGGATGCGGGGCTGGCCCTTGTGGACCATGTGTCTGGGGACCCGGCGGAGTTTGAGCTGGATCATCGCAAACCGTCCGATGTGGGTATTCATCCAGTCGAAGTAGGAGTTGATGTCGATCATGCTGTTCGAGCTGCCGAGGTCGATCTGATACAGACCGGCCATGCTGATCCTGGGCAGCATGACGAGCAGCTGCGCGCGCTCCGAACACTCGCCTTTCTCGAGCAGTTCGCAGGGGCATTCGCGTGGCTCGAATCGGAAGGTGCGTTCGTCGAGGCGCTGGGCCTGTTTCTTGTTCCCGATGCATTTCAGCCCATGGGAGTTCCCGTACCATCGGAGGGATTGGGGAAAAATCAGCTCCGGATTGTTGGAAGGAAACATGACGTCCAGCTCGGTGGGTTTCTCCCCATAGAGTTCTTGGACCTCCTTGGGCACAACGAAGTAGGGGGTTTCGACGGGATAGCTGCCGCTCTTGCCGAGCGCTCGGATGCCCAGGCGAATCTTGCCGATGATCGGGTAGCGACGGCGGTTGGAGAGGCCGTTGATGCGCGTGAACGGAACGAAGGTCGTGGTCATGGCGATGTGCCTCCTTGTGATGGACTTGGGACGAGCGATTAGGTGATGTTGGCGGGCGTTCGGCGGCCCTGCCTGGATCAGGCGACCCGAGGGTCGGGATCAGCCTGAAGAGTCCGGCTTTCCTGGGCGACCCTGCTAACCGACAGTTTTTCGATGGGCAGGGAAGTCTCAGCCAGCTCCTGGACATAAGACGGTAACAGCTTCACGTCATGG
The DNA window shown above is from Nitrospira tepida and carries:
- a CDS encoding recombination directionality factor is translated as MTTTFVPFTRINGLSNRRRYPIIGKIRLGIRALGKSGSYPVETPYFVVPKEVQELYGEKPTELDVMFPSNNPELIFPQSLRWYGNSHGLKCIGNKKQAQRLDERTFRFEPRECPCELLEKGECSERAQLLVMLPRISMAGLYQIDLGSSNSMIDINSYFDWMNTHIGRFAMIQLKLRRVPRHMVHKGQPRIHYPLALRFDGSAADIEELKKLNAEILSKLGSIDVQEPEDTNPAIDPQATTVLEHDLPKALSLNGPGSDQAESATSEPSAISVPARPLEQADPPPSAAPDTPAAPQMTEPQKRRILRKAKEAGLAEDLILAKIHHLTKKEASALISRLDRQDHSFFDAAAPATAPALSGPRSEVLEPRANATLKANERLTPLTRVQFKTSGDATAFDQAADGEAPVADGGGVPPFLPTTEGVEF
- the vapC gene encoding type II toxin-antitoxin system VapC family toxin, coding for MYLVDTSVWIHALRPAGHPEVRARLKPLILSGDTALTEWILLELMTGLTKSEHPDTLLQWFAPVIRLPFEVAWWEKAWQNAGRLRKHGVSPTAADCLIATVALEHRVTLIHCDADFEAMHPALQLQTLDWTQYLARS
- a CDS encoding ParB/RepB/Spo0J family partition protein, encoding MIPVNQLIVNPEYKDLFPPLADPDFDDLCRSVAEVGILCHLIVERTGDRYTILSGHHRYEAAIRAKYGEVPCSIATTLEEKIAALFDNVHRRHLSPHDQERLRQCEAEWKRKVLQSLIPELQGLIPYLPGEIKLTLAAASPERQRAYLTELQQRLTAHSSSGAPVAPAAEQSSLIHDLRQQLQEKQLQIQSLNNQITALQQTLKQAKSLATTLTSKQKATNATVDQAVQSRFQTELEDFRQRLEDLSKQLQAAHKDKETLEEQLQQERNRIKAMEAEVKAAALQQQQAVDRFQDSLRHSPGPELLSNGLDCASQILATLAVYAKTITTWSPGTPDQAAKSLRKVEQQLGLVQEAVSAASHRGRDAHPLGNGTPTLSVVGDGASKLNTGRPRERGKSLEG
- a CDS encoding type II toxin-antitoxin system VapB family antitoxin, which gives rise to MKTTIEIDQHLLRQAQKALGTDTIKGTVEASLRTVIRQGQLQKLADALGTIPLDLTPEQLRQQRRKRTPHVSR
- a CDS encoding helix-turn-helix transcriptional regulator produces the protein MAETALWNLIREVRTRAGLNPRELARQLKMSPAHLYQIEDEQSGALPSDETLRAIARVCCADLQERAAVTHSLLLARARLIVSPEVAAHLSPRGEENMPEEFQRRVQADLKGRSETEIRFLDAQLGFNGRLGLVAAGLAGLTKSEVRALAVALDQPVEDYLVAAGYLPDWMLPLVRKEEGEVGLFDALRNISGKALGELASVLPPAWMKLVQGLQAAKIEVGEKK